The genomic DNA GAGGTTGGCCACAGGAATCTTCTTAAGGAGAGCCACGATATCATTCAGAGTTCTATAGCTCTTCTTGTTGATCTTGGCAGAGCCTGTCTGGAACTGAATACCCTTCTTCAAGTTATCCAGGTCTTCCTTCTTGTTCAGCGGGCAGCCTTTCTTATTCACCTTGATGCCAGGCAAAGTATTGGGGCACTTGTCCTGATAGTCAGGAACTCCGTCGCCATCGGTATCCATGGGGCATCCAGTCGTATCGACTTCAATGCCCTTCGGAGTATTGGGGCACTTGTCCATTTCATCAGAAACGCCATCGCCATCAGCATCGGCAGGGCAGCCCACGGAATCCACAGCCACGCCCGGCTTGGTGTTGGGGCACCTATCCTGATAATCCGGAACTCCGTCGCCATCAAAGTCAAGGGGACAGCCATCCGAGCCAACCTGGATTCCTTCCGGAGTGTTGGGGCATTTGTCAAGGCTATCGACAACGCCATCACCGTCTCGGTCAAGAACCTGTTGAATAACGGTATCTCTTACAACTACCGTATCAGCGGCAGTAACGGTAACAGTATCATGAACAACAACGGTGTCAGGCAAGCCCTGCGGGCACTCGCGTTCCGGAGCCTTTTCTGCACCACCGAAGGAAATGGTCAGCAAGCCGGTAAAGGCATAGGTAACCGTGGGAACATAACCATAGGACTTTCGGTGACCCTTCTGGTCTACATAATGAAGGGTGTAGTCCTCAATATTTTCCATTTCCTTGTCGCGGTTATATCCTACTCGCATCATACGGGGAGACAAGTCAAGACCGCCGGCCATTTCAATATTGTAGGGCAAGTGAAGTCTCAAACCCGGAGTCACAAGCATAGGATCTTCAAAGAAGTCAAGAGGCATGCCGTTGTTCTCGACACGGAATTCTCCGGAGTATTCCAGGAAGGCTGTAATCCACTTGGCCCAATCCCAGTCAAAACCTGTGCTGTAGACCAAGGTATTGGAACCTTCATTAGCATACATCATACCAGCGCTGATATTCCAGCGAATAGGAATGTCCAGCTTGCCGAAGTCCAAGGATGCGATGGCAGTAGCACCCACGACAACTTCGTCTGCGGTATAGGCGTTGGTAGTACCATCACCGCGAATATACCAGGCATGGCGAGGACGAAGTCCCAAAGCCTTTCGGCCAATGGGCAGGTATACATCGAATTGAGCAGCCAAGCTAAGCACGCTGGAATCGCTTATGAAAGGAGCTCTGACCTTGGTCCAGATGTCAAGATCGCCCTGGCGGATATTGCTAGTCGCCTGCAAGTAACCATCTGCATAGGAACGGTCATAGTTGATGTTGAAAGCAACACCCCCATCTACATAATCAGAAAGACCTACAGCCACAAAAAAGTTACCCGTAGCAGAAAGTTTAAAATGTTTAAGTTTTTTTCTTTCTGCATCATCATAAAAAACGCCATTTCGAGCCAAGGCCCAAGGGTCAAAGGAGACGTTACCACCGGTACCACCGATAAAGCGCCACTGCCCCAAACTTTTGGCATTTTGCTGGTGGATACCATCAGATCCACCCATGAGACCTGTCTGCGCCGATGCTAGTACAGACAAGCATAACACTATGAATAATATGGACTTACGTACCATAAAGAATTGTCCTTCTTAAATAATTCCGCGCCAAATTTAAAAAAACACGTCCTTCTTTCAAAGACTTGTTATTCTTCTTACATGAAATTTTCC from Fibrobacter sp. includes the following:
- a CDS encoding OmpA family protein is translated as MGGSDGIHQQNAKSLGQWRFIGGTGGNVSFDPWALARNGVFYDDAERKKLKHFKLSATGNFFVAVGLSDYVDGGVAFNINYDRSYADGYLQATSNIRQGDLDIWTKVRAPFISDSSVLSLAAQFDVYLPIGRKALGLRPRHAWYIRGDGTTNAYTADEVVVGATAIASLDFGKLDIPIRWNISAGMMYANEGSNTLVYSTGFDWDWAKWITAFLEYSGEFRVENNGMPLDFFEDPMLVTPGLRLHLPYNIEMAGGLDLSPRMMRVGYNRDKEMENIEDYTLHYVDQKGHRKSYGYVPTVTYAFTGLLTISFGGAEKAPERECPQGLPDTVVVHDTVTVTAADTVVVRDTVIQQVLDRDGDGVVDSLDKCPNTPEGIQVGSDGCPLDFDGDGVPDYQDRCPNTKPGVAVDSVGCPADADGDGVSDEMDKCPNTPKGIEVDTTGCPMDTDGDGVPDYQDKCPNTLPGIKVNKKGCPLNKKEDLDNLKKGIQFQTGSAKINKKSYRTLNDIVALLKKIPVANLEIQGHTDNVGSAELNRKLSQDRAQAVVDYFIENGISSDRLRAAGYGPDKPVADNKTKKGRAMNRRVELIPFQKNDDDDAQ